Proteins encoded together in one Cicer arietinum cultivar CDC Frontier isolate Library 1 chromosome 4, Cicar.CDCFrontier_v2.0, whole genome shotgun sequence window:
- the LOC101502456 gene encoding polyadenylate-binding protein 2-like: MAQVQVQHQTPAAVSAPSNGVVAAPNPNFVTTSLYVGDLDLNVSDSQLYDLFNQVGQVVSVRVCRDLASRRSLGYGYVNFSNPQDAATALEMLNFTPLNSKSIRVMYSHRDPSIRKSGTANIFIKNLDKTIDHKALHDTFSTFGHILSCKIATDGSGQSKGYGFVQFDTEESAQNAIDKLNGMLINDKQVYVGHFLRKQDRDNVFSKTKFNNVYVKNLSESFMEDELRKVFGEYGTITSAVLMRDADGRSKCFGFVNFEDPDDAANAVEALNGKKFDDKEWYVGKAQKKSERELELKGRFEQTVKESVDKFQGVNLYLKNLDDSISDEKLKEMFSEFGTIASYKIMRDPNGVSRGSGFVAFSTPEEASRALGEMNGKMIASKPLYVAVAQRKEDRRARLQAQFSQMRPVAITPSVAPRMPLYPPGAPGLGQQFMYGQGPPAMIPPQAGFGYQQQLVPGMRPGGGPMPSFFVPMVKQGQQGPRPGGRRGAGPGQQPQPQGPMMQQQMIPRQRIYRYPPGRNMQDVPLQGVAGGMMSVPYDMGGLPIRDAVGQPMPIQALATALANAPSEQQRTMLGEALYPLVDQLEHDAAAKVTGMLLEMDQPEVLHLIESPDALKAKVAEAMDVLRNVAQQPADQLATLSLNDTLVS, translated from the exons ATGGCTCAGGTTCAGGTTCAGCATCAAACTCCCGCCGCCGTGTCGGCTCCTTCGAACGGCGTGGTTGCCGCACCGAACCCGAACTTCGTTACGACGTCATTGTACGTTGGTGACCTTGACCTAAATGTCAGCGATTCTCAGCTTTACGATCTGTTCAATCAGGTTGGCCAAGTCGTTTCGGTTAGGGTTTGTAGGGATTTGGCTTCGCGTCGTTCACTTGGTTATGGTTATGTTAATTTCAGTAACCCTCAGGATG CGGCTACGGCTTTGGAAATGCTGAATTTTACTCCACTGAACAGCAAATCCATTAGGGTTATGTATTCTCATCGGGATCCTAGTATTAGGAAGAGTGGTACtgcaaatatttttatcaag AATTTGGATAAGACAATTGATCACAAAGCTTTACATGATACTTTTTCTACTTTTGGACATATTTTATCTTGCAAAATAGCTACTGACGGTTCGGGTCAGTCTAAAGGTTATGGTTTTGTTCAATTTGACACTGAGGAATCTGCTCAGAATGCAATTGATAAGTTGAATGGCATGCTGATCAATGATAAACAGGTGTATGTGGGTCATTTCCTACGTAAGCAAGATAGAGATAATGTTTTTAGTAAGACAAAATTTAATAATGTCTACGTGAAAAACCTATCTGAGTCATTCATGGAAGATGAGTTGAGAAAAGTATTTGGAGAGTATGGCACCATTACTAGTGCTGTTTTGATGAGAGATGCAGATGGTAGGTCAAAGTGTTTTGGTTTTGTCAATTTCGAAGATCCAGACGATGCTGCTAATGCTGTGGAGGCATTGAATGGAAAGAAATTTGACGACAAGGAGTGGTATGTGGGAAAAGCTCAGAAAAAATCTGAACGGGAGCTTGAGCTGAAAGGTCGGTTCGAGCAGACTGTTAAGGAATCTGTAGACAAATTTCAAGGTGTAAATTTGTATCTCAAGAATTTGGATGATTCCATTAGTGATGAAAAGCTCAAAGAAATGTTCTCTGAGTTTGGCACAATTGCTTCATACAAG ATTATGCGAGATCCAAATGGAGTCAGTAGAGGATCAGGATTTGTTGCATTTTCAACTCCTGAGGAAGCATCAAGAGCT CTTGGAGAGATGAATGGTAAAATGATTGCCAGCAAACCTCTTTATGTTGCTGTTGCACAGAGGAAAGAAGATAGAAGAGCAAGGTTACAG GCACAATTTTCACAAATGAGGCCTGTTGCAATTACACCTTCTGTTGCACCCCGAATGCCACTCTACCCTCCTGGTGCTCCTGGTCTTGGACAACAATTTATGTATGGGCAGGGGCCTCCGGCCATGATTCCTCCACAA GCTGGATTTGGATATCAGCAGCAGCTTGTTCCTGGAATGAGACCTGGTGGTGGTCCGATGCCAAGTTTCTTTGTTCCAATGGTTAAGCAGGGCCAACAAGGCCCTCGCCCAGGTGGGCGCCGCGGAGCTGGTCCTGGTCAACAACCCCAGCCGCAAGGGCCAATGATGCAGCAGCAG ATGATTCCAAGGCAACGCATTTATCGCTACCCTCCTGGCCGCAACATGCAAGATGTCCCTCTTCAAGGAGTTGCTGGAGGAATGATGTCCGTCCCATATGACATGGGTGGTCTTCCAATCCGTGATGCTGTAGGCCAACCAATGCCCATTCAGGCTTTGGCTACAGCACTCGCGAATGCTCCCTCCGAACAACAGAGGACT ATGCTTGGGGAGGCTTTGTATCCGCTTGTAGATCAGCTGGAACATGATGCAGCAGCTAAGGTTACTGGCATGCTTTTGGAAATGGACCAGCCTGAAGTGTTGCATCTGATTGAATCACCAGATGCTCTCAAGGCCAAAGTTGCGGAAGCCATGGATGTGCTTAGAAATGTTGCTCAACAACCGGCAGATCAACTAGCCACACTCTCTCTCAATGACACCCTTGTGTCTTAG
- the LOC101501814 gene encoding zinc finger CCCH domain-containing protein 6, producing MRGLQKSKRVSWPNDLDLCQVKLFLSEESPSQVGLNSQDHLQAKASLLLHQGGASSDDTLPPGFEGNHASSQFDIKLSQIPVIRWINPPKIVLDLTWQVVAGEESKEIRDQYHREMRVLEAIYPRISSIPPNPSVTVDVEESHYIDGQTVVIPITPFEDGDVAADTSSHSSKQYGVSQSHELSPGILEGSNSATSMPITRGLVSDVAAASVALTSIVKSSEHGNLIDRELLNNILNNPEVIEKLVRDYGVNNNAQYVQNVGSSSGFFPHPPNMGSSSGFFPHPPNPINQVETTTTSSNAFSSTFYSHTTGGQMAAISTQWHPRPAMSSAIAATPVEAPSTKDVNYYKSLIQQHGGDKQEVLPYSSGNRQNQQQLTNYETTHNLRGKVSKPKIMKPCIFFNSSRGCRNGANCAYQHDASFQPQGNPVSGIQSSKRMKMDNEISS from the exons ATGCGTGGATTGCAAAAATCGAAAAGAGTTTCATGGCCCAACGATTTAGATCTTTGTCAG GTTAAGTTATTCTTATCAGAGGAATCTCCTTCACAagttgggttaaattctcaagATCACCTCCAAGCAAAGGCATCATTGTTGTTGCATCAAGGCGGAGCAAGTTCTGATGATACTTTACCTCCTGGATTTGAGGGAAATCATGCTTCAAGTCAGTTTGACATTAAGCTGTCCCAAATACCCGTTATTAGGTGGATTAATCCACCTAAG ATTGTGCTAGATCTCACCTGGCAAGTGGTGGCTGGGGAAGAAAGCAAAGAGATAAGGGATCAATATCATAGGGAGATGAGAGTCCTTGAAGCTATTTATCCACGCATATCTTCCATTCCACCAAA TCCTTCAGTTACAGTGGATGTTGAAGAATCCCATTACATTGATGGTCAAACTGTTGTGATCCCAATTACGCCTTTTGAAGACGGAGATGTGGCAGCAGATACATCATCCCATTCCTCGAAACAATATGGTGTTTCACAATCTCATGAATTATCTCCTGGTATATTGGAGGGTTCTAACTCTGCTACAAGTATGCCGATAACTCGTGGCCTAGTGTCGGATGTAGCTGCTGCATCTGTTGCTTTAACTAGCATAGTGAAGAGCAGTGAACATGGTAATTTGATTGACCGTGAATTACTCAATAATATTCTCAACAATCCTGAAGTGATTGAGAAATTGGTTCGAGATTATGGAGTTAATAATAATGCACAGTATGTACAAAACGTGGGATCATCTTCAGGATTTTTTCCACATCCTCCAAACATGGGATCATCTTCAGGATTTTTTCCACATCCTCCGAATCCCATTAATCAAGTTGAAACCACTACAACCTCATCAAATGCGTTTTCATCCACTTTCTATTCCCACACAACTGGAGGTCAAATGGCAGCTATTTCTACTCAATGGCATCCTAGGCCTGCAATGAGTTCAGCTATTGCTGCAACTCCTGTTGAGGCCCCATCAACAAAAGATGTAAACTACTATAAGAGCTTAATTCAACAACATGGAGGAGATAAACAAGAAGTACTTCCATACTCCTCCGGTAATCGTCAGAACCAGCAACAGTTAACAAATTATGAGACAACACATAATCTTAGAGGAAAAGTGTCGAAACCAAAGATAATGAAGCCTTGTATCTTTTTTAATAGTTCCAGAGGATGTCGGAATGGAGCTAACTGTGCATATCAACATGATGCATCATTTCAGCCACAAGGTAATCCGGTTTCAGGGATACAAAGTTCGAAGAGAATGAAAATGGATAATGAGATAAGCAGTTAA
- the LOC101502138 gene encoding WUSCHEL-related homeobox 4, with translation MKVHQFTRGFWEHEPSLTLGCKRLRPLAPKISNNTDHSTTNTPSLSFDLKSFIRPESASRINLASSDDNKKDPPSPQGQVETLPGGTRWNPTQEQIGILEMLYRGGMRTPNAQQIEQITIQLGKYGKIEGKNVFYWFQNHKARERQKQKRNSLGLVHSPRTPTTTLVSPTFSCITTLDTPKRGEVMERDQGDHSPLKKSRSWPLEYIEEQNWSMCKEEEHKTLELFPLHPEGR, from the exons ATGAAGGTGCATCAGTTCACACGTGGATTTTGGGAGCATGAACCTTCCCTTACACTTGGGTGCAAGCGTTTACGCCCTCTTGCTCCTAAAATTTCTAATAACACCGATCATTCTACTACTAACACCCCCTCTCTTTCTTTTGATCTCAAGAGTTTCATTAGACCCGAAAGTGCTTCCAGAATTAATCTTGCTTCTTCCGATGATAACAAGAAAGATCCACCTTCACCACAAGGCCAG gttGAGACGCTTCCAGGAGGGACAAGATGGAATCCAACACAAGAACAAATAGGAATATTAGAGATGTTATACAGAGGAGGGATGAGAACTCCAAATGCACAACAAATAGAACAAATCACAATTCAACTTGGCAAGTACGGAAAGATTGAAGGGAAAAATGTGTTCTATTGGTTCCAAAACCACAAAGCACGCGAGAGACAAAAGCAGAAAAGAAATAGTCTTGGCCTTGTTCATAGTCCTCGAACTCCCACCACAACACTTGTGTCACCCACCTTTAGTTGCATTACAACTTTGGACACCCCCAAAAGG GGTGAAGTAATGGAAAGAGATCAAGGAGATCATAGTCCATTGAAAAAGAGTAGGAGTTGGCCATTGGAGTACATAGAAGAGCAAAATTGGTCAATGTGCAAAGAAGAGGAACATAAAACTCTAGAGCTTTTCCCATTACATCCGGAAGGCAGATGA